The sequence CGCGGAGCATGCCGACCACGTGTTCGCCTTCCTGCGCCAGGAGCACGTAGTCGGATAGTGCGAAGAGATCGCGCAGCTCGCCGAGGCTGGCCGGGTGGCCCCAGCCGATGGCGCGGTAGAGCGCGATCAGGTCGGCGCACTGGGCCTCGTCCAGCAGTGGATCGCGCAGGATGTGGAAGACGGCATCGCTCATGATTCGCCTCCTTTTGTTCCAGCCTGGACCCAATGCCGCCGAACCGGCCTGACATTGGTCAAGGCATCGTCAGCCGCCGCTGCCGTGCAGCGCCAGCAGCCAGGCGGGGATGCGTCTTTCCAGGTAATAGTCGGGGCGCGCTGGCGTGCCGCCGATGAAGCCAACGTGGCCGCCGCGTTCGAGCAGTTGCAGTTCGGTGCTGGATGACAGCTCCGCCACCGCCGGGATGCTGCCGGCGTCGATGAAGGGGTCGTCGCTGGAGTGGATGATCAGCGTCGGCGTGTGGATACCGCCCAGGTAGTAGCGGCTCGATGCGCGCCGGTAGTAGTCGTGGGCGTCGGCGAAGCCGTGCAGCGGCGCGGTGACCCGGCCGTCGAAGTCCCAGAAGGTGCGCATGCCGTCGAGCGGGCCGAGGCGTTCCAGCGCGGCCAGGTTCTCCACTGAACCGCGCTCGGCGAATGCGCGCTGTTTAGTGCGGACGTAGGACGTCAGCTCGCGCATGAAGTGCGCCTGGTAGACGCGCGAGAAGCCGATGCCGATGCGGTCGGCGCAGCGGTCCAGACGGAACGGCACCGACACTGCGACTGCACCGCGCAATGGGCTGTCCGCCCCGCGCTCGCCGAGGTACTTGAGCAGCACGTTGCCGCCCAGCGAGTAACCCACGGCGTAGAGCGGTGCCAGTGGCCGCTTGGCGCGCAGGTGCTCGATGACCGCCGCCAGGTCCTCGCTGACCCCCGAGTGGTAGCCGCGCGCCAGGTGATTCGGCTCGCCCGAGCAGCCGCGCCAGTTCAGCGCCACGCTGGTCCAGCCGAGCCCCTGCACGGCTTGCTGCAGGCCGCGTATGTAGTGCGAGTCGGACGAACCAGTGAGACCGTGGACGGCCAGCACCAGCGGCGTGCGCGCATTGTGTGGGCCATGCCAGTCGAGATCGATGAAATCGCCGTCCTCCAGCCACAGCCGTTCGCGCTCACGCTGCAGCGCGGGGCCCTTGCGCAGCAGGGAACCGTACAGCGTCTGCAGGTGCGGGCCGGGGAGCCACCAGGCCGGTTCGAAGGGAAGGCTGGATGTCTGCATGGTCGATGTGGCGTGAAGGGATGCGGCAAGTCTATGCAAGGCTTGCCGATATCGCCGCCGATCAGGGGTTCTGTCGTTGCCAGAGGGCGTAGTGCACGTTGCCCGCCTGCTTCTCGCGGTGCAGGCGCCAGTTGCCGGGCAGGCCGAGGCTGGACGGGACGCTTTCGCTCTCGGTGTAGATCCAGGCGTTGTCCGCCAGCCAGCCGTTTTCCTCGAGCAGGCGGCAGGCGTTCTGCAGCAGGTCCTGGTGGAACGGTGGGTCGAGGAACACCAGGTCCACCGGCGCCGTGGCCGGCTTGGCCAGGTAGGCGAGGGCGTCCTGCAGCTGCACGTCGCCGAAGTCGCACTTGAGGGTGGCCAGGTGGCCGCGCAGGGCGGCCACGGCTTCGCGGTTCAGGTCCAGGGCCAGGCCGCTGGCGGCGCCGCGCGACAGTGCTTCGAGGAACAGCGCACCGCTGCCGGCGAAGGGGTCGAGCACGCGGGCGCCCGGCACGTAGGCCGCCAGCCAGTTGAACAGGGTTTCGCGCACGCGGTCCGGCGTCGGGCGCAGGCCCGGCCCCTCGGGGAAGGCGAAGCGCCGGCTGCGCCATTCGCCGCCGATGATGCGCAGCTGGCCCTGGCCGCCGTGCTGGCGGCCGTTGGCTTGGGCGGGAGCCTTGGGTCTTCTGTTCATCAGTGCTCCGGTACGCCGAGGGGCTGTTCGGCCGGTTTGTCGGTGGGGGGCGGCAGGGGCTTCTGCGGCACTGTCGGGCCGGCAGTGACGATGACGAAGGCGTCCGGGTCGAGGTGGCGCTGCATGGCCGCCTTGACCTGCTCGACGCTCAGCCCTTGGACCTGGGTGAGGAAGGTTTCCAGGTAGTCGGACGGCAGGTCGTAGAAGCCGATGGCGCCCAGCTGCGCGACTATGTCGCCGTTGCTCGCGGTGGACAGCGGGAAGCTGCCGGCCAGCTCGCGCTTGGCGTCGTCCAGTTCCTTCTGCGTCGGGCCGCTCTTGAGGTAATCGCGGACGATGTCCTGGACCAGCTTGAGCGTGCCTTCGCTGAGCTCGGCGCGGGTCTGCAGGGCGATGCTGAACGGCCCGCGCGCCTGCATGCCGGTGAAGCCGGAAGAGACGCCGTAGGTCAGCCCGCGCTTCTCGCGCACCTGGTCCATCAGACGGGTGCCGAAGCCGCCACCGCCGAGGATCTGGTTGCCCAGGTAGAGCGCGGCGTAGTCTGGGTCATTGCGGGTGATGCCGAGTTGGGCCAGCAGCAGGTGGGTCTGCTTGGACGGGAACTCGATGTGGGTGACGCCCGCCTTGGGCACTTGCGGCGCGACCGTCGGCGGCAGTGCCGGACCCTTGGGCAGCGAGGCCGATACCTGGGCGGCGATGGCCTCGGCCTCGGCGCGGCTGAGGTCGCCGACCAGCGCGATCACGCTGTTGCCGGCGGCGTAGGCCTTCTGGTGGAAGGCGCGCAGCTGGGCGGTGGTGATCTTCGGCACCGAGTGCTCGTCGCCGTCGCTGGAGCGTGCGTAGGGGTGGTCGCCATAGAGCTGCTTGAACAGCGCGAGGGCGGCCAGCTTGCCGGGGTTCTGCTTCTGGTATTCGAAGCCGGCGAGCACCTGGTTCTTGATGCGGGTCAGCGCCTCTTCGGGGAAGGTCGGCTGGCCAATCACCTGGTCGAACAGTTTCAGGGCGGCGTCGCGCTTGTCCTTCTCGCTGAGGCTGCGCAGGCCGGCCAGGGCCATGTCGCGGTAGGAGCCGTTGCTGAAGTCGGCGCCCAGGTCCTCGAAGCCGGCGGCGATGGCGCTGGTGTCCTTGCCCGGCACACCTTCGTTGAGCATGGCGTTGGTCAGCATGGCCAGGCCCGAAGCATCGCCGTCCTGGCTGCTGCCGGCGGCGAAGATCAGGCGCAGGTCGAACATCGGCAGTTCATGAGCCTCGACGAAGAGCACGCGAGCGCCCTCGGCGGTGGTCCAACGCTGGATGTCCAGCTTGCGGTGGCCGGGCTGCTTGCCGGCCGCTTCGGCCAGCGACTGCAGGCCGGTCGGTGCGGCGCTGGCGGGTTGCGGTGCGATGGCCGGGGTGTTGCCGCCGGCGGTGCGGCTGACGCAGAACGCCAGTCCGGCGACCAGGAGCAGCACGATCAGGCCGAGCAGGCCGTAGCGCAGGCCGTTTCGTTCACTCATCGCTGTTCTCCTTGTCGCTTTCGGCTTGCGGCAGCACCTGGGCCTGGGTCAGGCGGGTGCGGGTGAAGTAGGTGCGGGCGGCGTTGCGGATGTCTTCGGCGGTGACCTGACGGATCGCCTCGAGGTCCTCGTCGGCCATGCGCCAGGGCAGGCCGACGCTTTCCAACTGGCCGATGCTGCTGGCCTGGGCGGCGATGGAATCGCGCTCGAACACCAGGCCGGCGATCATCTGGGCGCGCACGCGCTCCAGTTCCGCCTGGCTGGGCGGGGTGGTCTTGAGTTCGTCGAGCTGCTGCCAGAGCGCCTTTTCCACCTCGTCGAGGGTCTTGCCCTTCTGCACGTTGGGCGTGGCGCTGAGGATGAACAGGCTGTCGCCGCGAGCGAAGGCATCGTAGGAGGCAGAGGAACCGGCCACCAGCTCCGAGCCACGCTCCAGGCGCTCGGACAGGCGCGCGCTATAGCCGCCGTCGAGCAGGGCCGCGATCAGGCGCAGGGCGTGGACTTCGCGCGGCTTCTCGCTGCTGCCCAGGGACGGCACGTTGAAGCCCATGATCAGGCTGGGCAACTGCGTGCGCACATGCAGGGTCAGGCGGCGCTCGCCGGGTTCGGCGATCTCCAGCGGCTTGCGAGCCGAGGGCAGGGCGCGTCGCGGGATATCGCCGAACCAGCGCTGGGCGAGGGCCTTGACCTCTTCGGGCTGGACGTCGCCGACCACCACCAGGGTGGCGTTGTTCGGGGCGTACCAGGCCTTGTACCAGGCGCGCAGGTCGTCGATGTTCATGCGCTGCAGGTCGGCCATCCAGCCGATGGTCGGGGTGTGGTAGCCGCTGGACAGGTAGGCGGCGGCCTGGAAACGCTCGAAGGCGAGGGCGCTGGGCTTGTCCTCGGTGCGCAGGCGGCGTTCTTCCTTGATGACCTCGATCTCGCTCTTGAACTGGTCGGCCGGCAGCGTCAGGTGTGCCATGCGGTCGGCTTCCAGCTCGAAGGCGACCGGCAGGCGATCCTTGGCCAGGACCTGGTAATAGGCGGTGTAGTCGTCGGTGGTGAAGGCGTTCTCCTCGGCGCCGAGGTCGCGCAGCACGCGCGAGGCCTCGCCCGGGCCGAGCTTGCTGCTCCCCTTGAACATCATGTGTTCGAGGGCGTGGGACAGGCCGGTCAGGCCGGGCGTCTCGTAGCTGGAGCCGACCTTGTACCAGAGCTGGGAGACCACCACCGGGGCGCGATGGTCTTCGCGAACCACCAGCTTCAGTCCGTTGTCCAGTACGTACTCGTGGGTCGGTTGCGGCTCGGCGGCCAGCGCGAAGAGGGGCAGGCAGAGGCCGCCGCAGAGCAGGCCGAGCGCGCGGCGTGCGGGATTTTTCATGATCGACAGATCCTGTCTGATGGCCCGAAGGGTCCGGGGGCGACTGTCCGGCAGCCGCCTAACCCCGGCGGGCGAGGAGATGCTAGGATACCCATCCGTTTTCCGGGCGGCCACGTCCCGTGCCGCTCCCTTGAGATGCAAGCCATTCATGTTTGGTTCCAACGACGACAAGAAGGCCCCGCAGGGCGGGGAGAAGAAAGGTCTGTTCAGCTGGTTTCGCAAGAAACCCAACGAGGCCGAATCCGTAACGCCTGCCGAGTCCGCCGAGGCGGCTCCCGCGCAGCCGGAACAAGCGCCCGTCGCGCCGGTTGAGCCCGCACAGCAGGAACACATTCCCGCCGCCCCCACCGAGCCAGCGCCTGCTGTCCAGTCCGCGCCTGTGGTCGAAGCGCGGCCGTCGGTAGCGCCAGTGCAGCCGGTCGAACCGGTAGTGCAACCGACCATCGCCCCCGCGCCCATTGCACAGCCCGAGCCGGTTGCCGCTGCACATGCACCGATCGTCGAGCCGGCTCCCTTGCCAAGCGCGCCGATAGTCGCCGAAGTCGCTGCTCCGGTTGCTCCGGTTGTCGAGCCTGTCCCGGCTCCGGCTCCGGTCGTCGAGGCAGCGCCCGTCGTTGCCGAGAAGCCGGCAGCTCCCGCGGAACCGGCCAAGGTCGGCTTCTTTGCCCGCCTGAAACAGGGCCTGTCGAAGACCAGCGCCAGCATCGGCGAAGGCATGGCCAGCCTGTTCCTCGGCAAGAAGGCCATCGACGACGACCTACTCGATGAGATCGAGACTCGCCTGCTGACCGCCGACGTCGGCGTCGAGGCGACAACCACCATCGTGCAGAACCTGACCAAGCGCGTGGCGCGCAAGGAACTGGCCGACAGCGAGGCGCTGTACAAGGCCCTGCAGGAAGAGCTGGCAGGCCTGCTGCGTCCGGTGGAGCAGCCGCTGGCCATCGAGTCCGGCAAGCAGCCCTACGTGATCCTGGTCGTCGGTGTGAACGGCGTGGGCAAGACCACCACCATCGGCAAGCTGGCGAAGAAGCTGCAGCTCGAAGGCAAGAAGGTCATGCTCGCCGCCGGCGACACCTTCCGCGCCGCGGCGGTGGAACAGCTGCAAGTGTGGGGCGAGCGCAACAACATCGCGGTGATCGCCCAGCACACCGGCGCGGACTCGGCCTCGGTGATCTTCGACGCGGTGCAGGCGGCCAAGGCCCGTGGCATCGACGTGCTGATCGCCGACACCGCCGGCCGTCTGCACACCAAAGACAACCTGATGGAAGAGCTGAAGAAAGTGCGCCGGGTGATCGGCAAGCTGGACGAGACGGCTCCCCACGAGGTCCTGCTGGTGCTGGACGCCGGCACCGGGCAGAACGCCATCAACCAGGCCAAGCAGTTCAACAACGCCGTGGCCCTCACCGGCCTGGCCCTGACCAAACTGGACGGCACCGCCAAGGGCGGGGTGATCTTCGCCCTGGCCAAACAGTTCGGCCTGCCGATCCGCTACATCGGCGTCGGCGAAGGCATCGACGATCTGCGCACCTTCGAGGCCGACGCCTTCGTACGAGCATTGTTCGAGACCCGGGAGATCGCATGATTCGCTTCGAGCAGGTCGGCAAACGCTACGCCAATGGCCATGTCGGCTTGCACGAGATCTCGTTCCGCGCACACCGCGGCGAGATTCTCTTCGTCACCGGCCACTCCGGCGCCGGCAAGAGCACGCTGCTGCGACTGATCCTGGCGATGGAGCGGCCGACCTCCGGCAAGCTGCTGCTCGGCGGGCAGGACGTCTCGCGCATCTCCACCGCGCAGATTCCCTTCCTGCGCCGGCAGATCGGCGTGGTCTTCCAGAACCACCAACTGCTCAACGACCGCACGGTGTTCGAGAACGTGGCGCTGCCGATGCAGATCCTCGGCCTGCCCAAGGCGGAGATTGCCCGTCGGGTCGAAGCAGCGCTGGACCGGGTCAGCCTCAAGGAGAAGGCCCAGGACTTGCCGTCCGACCTCTCCACCGGCCAGCAACAACGCGTCGGCATCGCCCGCGCGGTGGTGCACCGCCCGGCCCTGCTGCTCGCCGACGAACCCACCGGCAACCTCGACCCGCGCCTGGCTTCCGAGATCATGGGGGTGTTCGAGGACATCAACCGTCTCGGTACCACGGTGCTGATCGCCAGCCACGACCTGGCGCTGATTGCGCGCATGCGCCACCGCATGATCACCCTGCAGCGCGGGCGGATCATCGCCGATCGCGAGGAGGAGGCCTGATGAGCGCCAGCGAACAACTGCCGCACGGCCCGGAAGAGGGCACCCAGGCGAAGAAGGGCCGCGAGCGCGTGGAGAAGGAATCCAGCGACTGGGGCCAGCTGTTCAACGCCTACGCGGAAAGCCACCGGGCGAGCCTGGTGGACAGCCTCAAGCGGATGATCAGCCATCCCTTCGGCAGCTTCTTCACCTGCCTGGTGATGGGCATCACCCTGAGCCTGCCCATGGGCCTGTCGCTGCTGCTGGGCAACGTCGAGCGCCTTGGCGGCTCCTGGCAGCGCGCGGCGCAGATTTCCCTGTACCTCGACATCAAGGCCACGG is a genomic window of Pseudomonas knackmussii B13 containing:
- the ftsE gene encoding cell division ATP-binding protein FtsE; the protein is MIRFEQVGKRYANGHVGLHEISFRAHRGEILFVTGHSGAGKSTLLRLILAMERPTSGKLLLGGQDVSRISTAQIPFLRRQIGVVFQNHQLLNDRTVFENVALPMQILGLPKAEIARRVEAALDRVSLKEKAQDLPSDLSTGQQQRVGIARAVVHRPALLLADEPTGNLDPRLASEIMGVFEDINRLGTTVLIASHDLALIARMRHRMITLQRGRIIADREEEA
- a CDS encoding M16 family metallopeptidase, with amino-acid sequence MSERNGLRYGLLGLIVLLLVAGLAFCVSRTAGGNTPAIAPQPASAAPTGLQSLAEAAGKQPGHRKLDIQRWTTAEGARVLFVEAHELPMFDLRLIFAAGSSQDGDASGLAMLTNAMLNEGVPGKDTSAIAAGFEDLGADFSNGSYRDMALAGLRSLSEKDKRDAALKLFDQVIGQPTFPEEALTRIKNQVLAGFEYQKQNPGKLAALALFKQLYGDHPYARSSDGDEHSVPKITTAQLRAFHQKAYAAGNSVIALVGDLSRAEAEAIAAQVSASLPKGPALPPTVAPQVPKAGVTHIEFPSKQTHLLLAQLGITRNDPDYAALYLGNQILGGGGFGTRLMDQVREKRGLTYGVSSGFTGMQARGPFSIALQTRAELSEGTLKLVQDIVRDYLKSGPTQKELDDAKRELAGSFPLSTASNGDIVAQLGAIGFYDLPSDYLETFLTQVQGLSVEQVKAAMQRHLDPDAFVIVTAGPTVPQKPLPPPTDKPAEQPLGVPEH
- the rsmD gene encoding 16S rRNA (guanine(966)-N(2))-methyltransferase RsmD, translated to MNRRPKAPAQANGRQHGGQGQLRIIGGEWRSRRFAFPEGPGLRPTPDRVRETLFNWLAAYVPGARVLDPFAGSGALFLEALSRGAASGLALDLNREAVAALRGHLATLKCDFGDVQLQDALAYLAKPATAPVDLVFLDPPFHQDLLQNACRLLEENGWLADNAWIYTESESVPSSLGLPGNWRLHREKQAGNVHYALWQRQNP
- the ftsY gene encoding signal recognition particle-docking protein FtsY; protein product: MFGSNDDKKAPQGGEKKGLFSWFRKKPNEAESVTPAESAEAAPAQPEQAPVAPVEPAQQEHIPAAPTEPAPAVQSAPVVEARPSVAPVQPVEPVVQPTIAPAPIAQPEPVAAAHAPIVEPAPLPSAPIVAEVAAPVAPVVEPVPAPAPVVEAAPVVAEKPAAPAEPAKVGFFARLKQGLSKTSASIGEGMASLFLGKKAIDDDLLDEIETRLLTADVGVEATTTIVQNLTKRVARKELADSEALYKALQEELAGLLRPVEQPLAIESGKQPYVILVVGVNGVGKTTTIGKLAKKLQLEGKKVMLAAGDTFRAAAVEQLQVWGERNNIAVIAQHTGADSASVIFDAVQAAKARGIDVLIADTAGRLHTKDNLMEELKKVRRVIGKLDETAPHEVLLVLDAGTGQNAINQAKQFNNAVALTGLALTKLDGTAKGGVIFALAKQFGLPIRYIGVGEGIDDLRTFEADAFVRALFETREIA
- a CDS encoding hydrolase — translated: MQTSSLPFEPAWWLPGPHLQTLYGSLLRKGPALQRERERLWLEDGDFIDLDWHGPHNARTPLVLAVHGLTGSSDSHYIRGLQQAVQGLGWTSVALNWRGCSGEPNHLARGYHSGVSEDLAAVIEHLRAKRPLAPLYAVGYSLGGNVLLKYLGERGADSPLRGAVAVSVPFRLDRCADRIGIGFSRVYQAHFMRELTSYVRTKQRAFAERGSVENLAALERLGPLDGMRTFWDFDGRVTAPLHGFADAHDYYRRASSRYYLGGIHTPTLIIHSSDDPFIDAGSIPAVAELSSSTELQLLERGGHVGFIGGTPARPDYYLERRIPAWLLALHGSGG
- a CDS encoding M16 family metallopeptidase, giving the protein MKNPARRALGLLCGGLCLPLFALAAEPQPTHEYVLDNGLKLVVREDHRAPVVVSQLWYKVGSSYETPGLTGLSHALEHMMFKGSSKLGPGEASRVLRDLGAEENAFTTDDYTAYYQVLAKDRLPVAFELEADRMAHLTLPADQFKSEIEVIKEERRLRTEDKPSALAFERFQAAAYLSSGYHTPTIGWMADLQRMNIDDLRAWYKAWYAPNNATLVVVGDVQPEEVKALAQRWFGDIPRRALPSARKPLEIAEPGERRLTLHVRTQLPSLIMGFNVPSLGSSEKPREVHALRLIAALLDGGYSARLSERLERGSELVAGSSASYDAFARGDSLFILSATPNVQKGKTLDEVEKALWQQLDELKTTPPSQAELERVRAQMIAGLVFERDSIAAQASSIGQLESVGLPWRMADEDLEAIRQVTAEDIRNAARTYFTRTRLTQAQVLPQAESDKENSDE